The window TCTGGGCCTCGGGCCGCGAGAACGGCGTGCTGATCTCCTCGGACCTGAAGACCTGGACGGCCGGCGGCATCGTGCCCGACCCGTCGAACCTCGACGCCGCCGAACCCCAGATCGCCGTCTCGCAGGACGACCCGAACAAGCTGGTCATGGTCGCCCGCAGCATCGGCACCCAGACCCGCGCGGCGACGGCCACCAGTTCCGACGGCGGCCTGACCTGGACCCCCTTCACGCTCGACAGCAACCTGCCGAGCCTGAACTCCAAGGTCCAGTTCATCAAGGACAGCAACGGCCAGTACCTGTCCCTTTACAACACCGCCACCAACCGCGACATCCTGAACTACAAGACGAAACGCCCCGGCGCCGCCTGGAGCGCGGGCAAGTTCTTCGCCAACGGCGCGACGGCCGACAAGGACCCCGATCAGCAGGGCACCACGGGCGCGGGCTGGGACACGTACCCGATGGCCGACGAGTACGCCCCGGGCAAGTTCTACGTCGCCTGGGAATTCGACACCTCACGGATCAAGGTGAACAAGCTGGACATCTCGGACGCACCCTGATCCTTCCGGCGCCCTGACCCTTTCCGCGCCTTGATCCAGCCCGCCGTACCCCCCGGTAGCTCGCCGACCGGGGGGTACGGCAGCATGGGGCGCCGAAACCCTCGCACGACCGAAAGGCCCTCATGAAGCCGGAGCCCGAGATCCTGGCCGCGTTCGAGGCGGCGAAGGGGTTCATGCCGGTCGGCGAGGGCCTCGCGCTCTACGCGGCGGCGATGGAGGCAGGCGGGCTCGGCCTGCCCCTCCTCGAGGTCGGCACCTACTGCGGCCGCTCCACGATCCTCCTGGCCGACGCGGCCCGCGCCGCCGACGTGACGGCCCTCACCGTCGACCACCACCGCGGCAGCGAGGAGCAGCAGCCGGGCTGGGAGTACCACGACCCGGAGACGGTCGACCCCGAGCTGGGCCTGATGGACACGCTCCCGACGTTCCGCCGCACCCTCCACCGGGCGGGCCTGGAGGACCACGTGATCGCCATGGTCGGCCGTTCCCCGCAGATCGCGAAGGTCTGGACCTCCCCCCTCGGCCTGGTCTTCATCGACGGCGGCCACACCGACGAGCACGCCACCGCGGACTACGAGGGCTGGGCCCCCCATGTGGCCGAAGGCGGCCTGCTGCTGATCCACGACGTGTTCCCGAACCCGCTGGACGAATTCACGGGCCAGGCCCCGTACCGCGTATACCTGCGCGCCCTCGCCTCGGGAGCCTTCGAGGAGATCTCCGTCACCGACTCGCTGCGTGTGCTGCGGCGAACGGGGGCGGGGACCTGAGGGCCCGGTTAGAGTCGCAGACGTGTCGTACGCAGGCCCTGAATTCGAACCGCCCCGCCGCCCGAGGCGCAGCCCCCTGACCGTGGCCCTCGCCGCGCTGGTGCCCGGCGCACTGCTGGGATGGGTGGTGTACGAGGGACTCGGCAGCGCCGGTGACGGGAGTGGCGGCGCGGAGGCGACGGCGGTGGGGACACCGTCGGCCCCTGTGTCCTCGTCCCCCACCGACGACGAGAAGCCGAGCCCGAGCGCCACGAGCTCCGCCCCTCCTGCCGCCTCCGGCCCCCTCAAGGGCAAGGTCGTCGTCATCGACCCCGGCCACAACCCGGCCAACTTCCAGCACACCGCCGAGATCAATCGCAAGGTGGACATCGGCACCGGCTACAAGGAGTGCGACACCACCGGCACGGCCACGAACGCCGGCTACACCGAGGCCAAGTTCACCCTCGACGTCGCCCACCGCATGCGCACGCTGCTGGAGGAGCAGGGCGCGACGGTG of the Streptomyces sp. NBC_00287 genome contains:
- a CDS encoding class I SAM-dependent methyltransferase; protein product: MKPEPEILAAFEAAKGFMPVGEGLALYAAAMEAGGLGLPLLEVGTYCGRSTILLADAARAADVTALTVDHHRGSEEQQPGWEYHDPETVDPELGLMDTLPTFRRTLHRAGLEDHVIAMVGRSPQIAKVWTSPLGLVFIDGGHTDEHATADYEGWAPHVAEGGLLLIHDVFPNPLDEFTGQAPYRVYLRALASGAFEEISVTDSLRVLRRTGAGT
- a CDS encoding N-acetylmuramoyl-L-alanine amidase; protein product: MSYAGPEFEPPRRPRRSPLTVALAALVPGALLGWVVYEGLGSAGDGSGGAEATAVGTPSAPVSSSPTDDEKPSPSATSSAPPAASGPLKGKVVVIDPGHNPANFQHTAEINRKVDIGTGYKECDTTGTATNAGYTEAKFTLDVAHRMRTLLEEQGATVKLTQDGDRTYGPCIDERARIGNKAKADAVVSIHADGAGSGNRGFHVILPGSVNSGAADTRPIVAPSRDLGERIAGNFVRATGSAPSNYVGDGTGLVTRKDLGGLNLSTVPKVFIECGNMRDTKDAAQLTSGAWRQKAAQGISEGIVSFLRG